In one Solanum dulcamara chromosome 1, daSolDulc1.2, whole genome shotgun sequence genomic region, the following are encoded:
- the LOC129894114 gene encoding WD40 repeat-containing protein HOS15-like — protein sequence MNQRSYLNEQLKFQLRFVIFQGGQDTLVNGFSHSAFNFGYEAGINNSTMDGNLVPPCALVTFVQKGIQYLELETNLSNDNTDMDEDFLFLEPLDLISKNVYELQNIIKEKKEKFQRDKHRKKDKMNADHERDHGREPAREREKEKQKKKREHERYIERSEKNKEKQKRNNKEKPHEDIMDSKRSGEKEASRHEEKGKAGDLKPMDNCTVSTTLPCEIPSSDVMVLEGHTSKVFVCAWSPERSLLASGSGDSTARIWTIGDGPCNSTIQRRPPNVLALKHLESQATEKHKGVMTLDWNSEGKLLATGSYDGQVRIWNLSGKLVSTLSKHKGPIFSLKWNKEGDHLLSGSVDRTAIVWNVNSSEWKQHFEFPSGPTLDVDWQNNDSFAVSSADKMIYICKVGDNTPVKTFSGHQNRVNAIKWDPSGSLLASCSDDSTVKIWSMKQDVCLHDFREHRKEIYTIKWSPTGAGTNNPNQQLLLASGSFDSTVKLWDVELGCLLHSLNGHREDVYSIAFSPNGEYLASGSLDKCMNIWSVKEAKIVKTYNGDGDIFEVCWNKEGNKVAACFANNKVCVFDIRL from the exons CGATCTTACTTGAATGAACAGCTGAAATTTCAGTTACGTTTTGTGATCTTCCAAGGTGGTCAAGACACACTAGTTAATG GATTCTCACATTCAGCATTTAATTTTGGATATGAGGCAGGGATCAATAATAGCACAATGGATGGAAATCTAGTTCCTCCTTGTGCTCTTGTTACCTTTGTGCAAAAGGGTATTCAGTATCTTGAACTAGAAACAAATTTGAGCAAT GATAATACCGATATGGATGAAGACTTCCTGTTTCTTGAACCTTTGGATCTCATTTCAAAGAATGTATATGAGCtgcaaaatataataaaagagaagaaagaaaagtttCAGAGAGATAAACATAGGAAGAAGGATAAGATGAATGCTGACCATGAGAGGGACCACGGACGAGAACCTGCAAGAGAAAGGGAGAAGgagaaacaaaagaagaaaagagagcaTGAACGTTATATAGAAAGGAGTGAAAAGAACAAGGAGAAACAAAAGCGCAATAACAAAGAAAAACCACACGAGGATATTATGGATTCAAAACGGAGTGGAGAAAAAGAGGCTTCCAGACATGAGGAAAAGGGAAAAGCCGGAG ATTTGAAGCCTATGGATAACTGCACAGTCTCAACCACTTTGCCATGTGAAATTCCTAGTTCTGATGTAATGGTTTTGGAAGGACATACGTCTAAG GTTTTTGTCTGTGCTTGGAGTCCAGAACGGTCACTTCTTGCATCTGG GTCTGGAGACTCTACTGCTAGAATTTGGACTATTGGAGATGGTCCATGTAATTCTACTATCCAAAGGAGGCCTCCAAATGTTTTGGCTTTGAAGCATTTGGAAAGTCAAGCAACTGAGAAACACAAGGGTGTTATGACACTTGATTGGAAT AGCGAGGGTAAACTGCTTGCGACTGGTTCTTACGATGGCCAAGTCAGAATCTGGAACCTATCTG GGAAGTTAGTTAGTACTCTTTCCAAACATAAAGGGCCAATCTTCTCTTTGAAGTGGAACAAGGAAGGTGATCATCTCCTTAGCGGTAGTGTTGATAGAACTGCCATTGTTTGGAATGTGAACTCTAGCGAATGGAAGCAGCACTTTGAATTTCCTTCAG GTCCGACGCTTGATGTTGATTGGCAAAACAATGATTCTTTTGCGGTCAGCTCCGCTGATAAAATGATTTACATTTGTAAAGTTGGGGATAATACACCAGTCAAAACATTCTCAGGACATCAG AATCGAGTCAATGCTATCAAGTGGGATCCCTCAGGTTCCTTGCTGGCTTCATGCTCTGATGATTCCACAGTTAAg ATATGGAGTATGAAACAGGATGTCTGCTTGCATGATTTCAGAGAACATCGCAAA GAGATATATACCATCAAATGGAGTCCAACTGGCGCTGGTACAAACAATCCGAATCAACAGTTGTTGTTGGCAAG TGGTTCATTTGACTCTACCGTGAAGCTATGGGATGTTGAACTAGGGTGTCTTCTTCACAGCTTGAACGGTCACAG GGAAGATGTTTACTCTATTGCATTTAGTCCGAACGGTGAATACTTGGCAAGTGGGTCATTGGATAAATGCATGAATATATGGTCAGTGAAAGAGGCCAAGATTGTAAAAACTTACAATGGCGATGGCGATATTTTTGAAGTGTGTTGGAACAAGGAAGGCAACAAGGTTGCAGCATGTTTTGCAAACAACAAGGTTTGTGTGTTTGATATTCGATTGTAG